In Rhinopithecus roxellana isolate Shanxi Qingling chromosome 16, ASM756505v1, whole genome shotgun sequence, a single genomic region encodes these proteins:
- the IFNK gene encoding interferon kappa, with the protein MIQKCLWLQFLMGMFIAGTLSLDCNLLNVHLRRVTWQNLRLLSSMSNSFPVECLRENIAFELPQEFLQYTQHMKRDIKKAFYEISLQTFNIFSQHTFKSWKERHVKQIQIGLDQQAEYLNQCLEEDKNENEDMKEMKENEMKPSEARVPQLSNLELRRYFNRIDNFLKEKKYSDCAWEIVRVEIRRCLYYFYKFTALFRRK; encoded by the coding sequence ATGATTCAAAAGTGTCTGTGGCTTCAGTTCCTTATGGGTATGTTCATTGCTGGCACCCTATCCCTGGACTGTAACTTACTGAATGTTCACCTGAGAAGAGTCACCTGGCAAAATCTGAGACTTCTGAGTAGTATGAGCAATTCATTTCCTGTAGAATGTCTACGAGAAAACATAGCTTTTGAGTTGCCCCAAGAGTTTCTACAATACACCCAGCATATGAAGAGGGACATCAAGAAGGCCTTCTATGAAATATCCCTACAGACCTTCAACATCTTCAGCCAACACACCTTCAAATCTTGGAAAGAGAGACACGTCAAACAAATCCAAATAGGACTTGATCAGCAAGCAGAGTACCTGAACCAATGCTTGGAGGAAGacaagaatgaaaatgaagacatgaaagaaatgaaagagaatgagATGAAACCCTCAGAAGCCAGGGTCCCCCAGCTGAGTAACCTCGAACTGAGGAGATATTTCAACAGGATAGACAAtttcctgaaagaaaagaaatacagtgaCTGTGCCTGGGAGATTGTCCGAGTGGAAATCAGAAGATGTTTGTACTACTTTTACAAATTCACAGCTCTATTCAGGAGGAAATAA